The sequence CAGGGAGGCATCCGGACAACACACGCAAGGCCTGCGGTGAAAGGAGGCCAGACAGAAACCGCAGGAAGATGGGTATCTGCATATCGTCTGCCTGCAGAGACCTCTGAACAGCACTTTTATAATGGTTCATGTAGCCCAATTTGGGCCAGGACATTGCCCCATCAGCAAACAGGTCAAATATGGCTCGTTTAGCAGCTGAATGGTAGTGGACGGCAGCTAGAAACTCCAGCAATAAGAGGTGTGAAAATGAAAAAGAGAGGCATGAAGGGGAATGCTGACATAGCAGTAGGCGGGCACTGAGGCTGCCTGGGGTCAGCGGGGTGTCAATTCCACAGGATTTTAAGTCCGACTCATAAAAAACTGACCGTTTTCTGATCAGTCCATTGAATGCCAGTCTTCCCAAATTGGCAACAGTTCGTCGGGCACTGCCAGATTGCTCTAAGCCATCACGGTCACACAGCTGAGCCTTGAGATACCAAGAGAAAATGGTGGACAATGTTCCTGGTAGACAGGATGAGTCTTGAGTGTGCAGTAAATATCCCAAAGAGGTCCCAATAATGCGGCATAAGGCAGGTACAGAACATAGTGCATTTAATGAACGGTGGGACTGTATGTGATCCCAGACACGTTGGACTAAGCCACTGTTATCTGGCAGAAACTGCTCCAAAAACTTTCTAATATGTTCAGTCCTGAGTCCAGGAATTTCTGTCATGCGATCCACAAGTCCTCCAGGGATCCAGGCTGCTGCCCCAGGCCTGGAGGTTATCCATATCGCAGTTTCTAACAGTAGGTTACCACGCAGTATATTCGTTATCAGACATTCTGGTGTGAGTTCCTTTTGGGGGTCAGTACATGCTATAGATTCTGAGAAATCCAGAGGTGCTCTTAACTCATCCAGCCCATCCAAAATGAGAAGAGATCCTTCAGGTGGCTTTACATAGCTTGGGTTGGCAAGTCGTACTAGCCGATCTGTAGAGAGACGATCATAGACATTCAACTCTGAAAGATTCAGAGCCATCACACTTGTGATGCTAGGGCACACTTCACCCCGTATCCACCTCTCTACAAAAAGTCTCACAAGGGTGCTTTTTCCAGCTCCTGCCACTCCCACAGTCAGAGTAATGCGAGGGGGAAGGCTAACTTGTGAGAGGGAGACCAGAAGTTTCTCCAGAGATAGTTGCCTGGGAGTCCCCCTTCCTTCCTGACCTAACTCCAGCTGCACAATATCATGTTCCTGAAGTTGGGCGTCTGTGAGTCCTTCTACTATAAGCAGAGGGTCTAACTGTGTTAACAGTGGGCATGGGTCCTTGGTTTTCACTttctccagatgttttagaactaaCGGATCTGCGGAGAACAATAGAGCACAATGAGCTACAAAATGTTGCAAATACAAAAGGTGGGTTCACAATCTCAAAATCTCACTTACCGTAGTGACGCATGCGCAGTTGCAGGTAAGAGCAGCTATTCTCTATGCAGCTCTGAAGAGCCTGTAGGCATGTCTTGCCCTTCCCTACCAGGATATCTAGGAGGTTCTCTGCCCGCATGGGTAACAATGTAACTTCCTGGAGCAGCTTGGTCTCCTCTTCTGTCAACATCTGGAGGTCCTGGAGCTCTGTAATGATCTCGTGCATGGATAATGGGCAGGCACAGGCAGCCAGTTGCCTCCTGTACCGGAGAATCCATAAGCCTATAAAATAGCAACGAGATAACTTGTTACCATATTCTTTTGGAAGAAATCCTCCACCCTTGTCACCTACATACCTTCCATGTCATTGTTTCACAATTTCTAGTGGTGCACTTGGCCCAGATAATTCAAAGTCTTCCAGCCATCTCAAAGTACGTGTCCATATTAAATCTATTTTGGGTCAGGCCTGAAACCTTCCCTGTCATCCTATAgagaaacaataaaataaaaaatgcagttaacagaaacaaaacaaacagaaaaacaacATAGGATTTTGTCTTTGTTCTTATTCATCCACCAACACCTGACATGTTTCTTTACAGATTGTTAACTTGGTATCTATATTTAAAGTAGATATcttgtatttcttttatttatatatgtttgcatTAATTTCTCTTATTTTTCGCCAAAAGTTCCAGGCTGGGTAATGTCAATCCAGGGCCTGgatgtcattcattggctgagagagtgcTCAGTTGATGCACTCATCCAATGATTGAGCTGCGCGATCGGCATGACTTTAGCCTGTTTGCAGAGGAAACCCACACGGCAAAATGGTTTTCCCCATTACTAGGGAATGACACCAGTTTAAGAATGAAGACATGGTATAAatgtaaaatgataaaaaaaaaattactcctatttaaaggaccactataggtacccagaccacttcagctcaatgaagtggtctgggtgccaggtccccataGTTTTAGCCCTGAAGCTGAAAACACGGTCAtagaaaccgctatgtttactttacagggttaatccagcatctagtaaatcgcacttatttgtcaaataagatccccataggaaagcattgagtaattctttcctatgggcgggtttaaaTGTGCGCGCAcgccactcgggagctgacgtcagcaggggaggagaggtcaccagcgccgaaggagcccagtgctggattaaggtaagtggctgaaggggttttaaccccctcagcgCCGAAGACGGGATGCACTTCAAGagcctaaagtgccaggaaaacgggtttgttttcctggcactataggaataGATCCAAAAATCCCAGCCTTTACACCTTCTCTAACAGTCTCTCGCTAAATCAGGAAGTACCTTCAACAATCATGCTCAGCCTACTTTTTATAACATCAGTGAGCTCATCCCATGAGCAGTATATTATGAGAACAGCAATAGTTTCTGGGCATTGTTAGCAGCTGAACTACATCTACACCTGACATGACATCATGTACTGCGGTATTACTACAGGTTGAGAAGGGAAGAAGTTGGGCTTACAGAACTAAATgtagttttattaaaaataaaaagagcctGTATAGACCAACCTACAAATTGCACATATTGTGTGGTTGCCCCTTTCACCTCGGCACACCAGATACTGATGAACTACAGCCTATGTCCAGGTACGCAAAGCATCAATGGAAAAGTAGTTGAAAAGCTAGCCTCCATTGATCCATAGGGTTGATCTATTATATCCTTAATCATTTCACCAAATTGCTTTTCAGCTAAACTGTCAGAACAATCAGTGCATTCTGCTACAAGCTGAATATAGATGAAATACATCTCAAATTCCGAAGAAATTTGTCTCAGTATGATGTCTTGGAAACAGGGGTGCGTTTCCATGGAGATATGATTAAGAATGGGCATTCTATGTGGCTGGCTGCTTATTCATGCaataaccaaaaaaacaaaaacagaggaAGAACGCAATGAAGGTATGCTTAAACCTGTTATAATGAGCAAAATCTACGTAAGGAGAAAGGGTACCATAAATGATCATGGTTAAATTATTCACGGCATATATTTAGCATACActgaccagccacaacattaaaaccgccTAATATTGTGCAGCTCCCCTTGTTCTGCAAAAACAGCTCTGATTCGTCGAAGCATGGACACCACAAGACCTCTAAATGTgtactgtggtatctggcaccaagacattagcagcaagtCCTTCAAGCCCTGCAAGTTGTTAGGTGGGGGCTccgtggattggatttgttgctcCAGCACATTCCACAAATGTTCaagtggattgagatctggggtatttggaggtgaactctttgtcatgttcctgaacaatgtttgcagtgtggcagggtgcattatcttgctgaaggaggccactgccatcagggaacaccatggccatgaaggggtgtacgtggtctgcaacaatctctaggttggTGGcatatgtcaaagtaacatccacatgtaaactaggacccaaggtttcccagcagatcaTTGCCTTCTTTCCATagggcatcctgctgccatctcttccacaggtaaacaatgcacataaACCCACCTGAAAATGTGATTTATCAGAccaagcaaccttcttccattgctctatggtcTAGTTCTCATTGAAGGTGCCCTCGGCAGTGGGCAGGGGTTATCATGAGAAATTTGACAACCTGTGGCTACGCAGCcctatacacagcaaactgtgatgcaatgtgtgttctgatatctttctatcatggccagcattaagtttttcagcaatttgagctacagtagatcTTCTGTATGATCGGACCTGCGGGATAGCTTTCGCTCCTCACGTGCATTAgtgagccttgggcgcccatgaccctgatccTGGATTACCAGTTGACCTTTCTTGCACTGCTTTTGGTATGTACTAACCACTgtataccgggaacaccccacaagtctTGACGTTTTAATGAGGCTCTGACCCAGTCGCctagccattactatttggcccTTTCGAAagacactcagatcttttcgcttgcccagttttcctgctttcaacacatgaaattcaagaactgactgttcagttcctgtctaatatatcccaccccttaacGGGTcagattgtaacaatataattaacgTTATTCATCAgtggtcagtggttttaatgttgtagctgattgGTGTATGTCTCCACCATTTAATGTGTTCTATGGTGGTGCAGAGCTCTTATACAAACTTTCAATACAATAGGAATGCAGAGAGATACCATCTTGCTCTCTCCAACAGAGTTACTAAAAGTCTAGACCCCCTTAATGGTAAAGTAGCCAAGGGGACCAGGCCCATCgcttttcacattaaaaagtaaTTTACACCACTgaagaaaacattaaaaatcacctataacttgttttaaccttttttaaggattatccattttcttttaaatttatattaaagatttactaAATTACAACAATCCATCTCAGACAAAGCAAATTCAGGACTAACATTTTAGATTCTTagatgctgactgccaggtgtaaaggagaGGTTATAACAATAACATGAGTGACAGTTCCCCCTTTAACTATCTAGTTAGAAAAACCAGGATTGTCCCAAACCAATCCGGACATCAATCACACATGAACTAATGGAATCCTCACTACAGTTATTTCCCCCAGAAGGCAACCCTTGGTTTACTTAACCTCTCAAGTAATTAAACTTGTATTTTCATCATAATTAAGTTCACTGTGCTCCCACACCAGACCCAGACAATAAAATGCCAGAAAAACAACTCAGTGCTTAAGGAAGCTGAATTCAATAACACTTAGTCATAGGTTCGATTGCCAGCTACGTTAACTCAACCTTTCATTTTGCCAAGATGAAAAACACAAATGACATTACTGGTAATTATAATATCTAGACCCCGGGATATACTTGAAAGTTGATGACAAGTCAAGTTCtatatttgaaaaaagaaaaataataggcgctcgctatagtgatgtcagggtacctgaggtctctacctccgagagaggtagagacttagacgtttatccgtccggacgccatgtttctcctgttcctcgcggtcgacccgttcacatagacgccggccgcgagggagttacttccttatgtagcatggtgcccggagaccgacgtcatgacgccaatccggaacgacctgtcactcaatccgttggagaccaatcaggactcgtcggaggcgtgtctatcctctctagccagggtatttaaacatacttcgctctgttgctcattgccctgtcgtggttctagcctgtctagtcacacagtgctctggtgtttttcagttatccttttggttacgacccggcttgtttgacttactctgtttacctctgttatccttgacccggcttgttactcgcttacctgtcctctcgttccctcgacctcggcttgtctctgaccattctctatactctctgtacgttagtccggccattctaaggtccggtatacgtatcctgtacctgtttgtactttgcgtgttggatccctgacccgatcctgacattacgacagggccaatggattctgcaggtacaaacagtcaggtttgtccctctgattccaggtttgatgccatggaacacagaatggaccaaatggccttagcactacaggcgttattatctcgtgctaataacccaccagaggagacgtgtactactccaatttcctctgtaaattcaggcctagaggtagccactgtaggtgcctcttcccgtattaccccaccagtacgttatggtggttcaccggagaagtgtcgtggttttttaaaccagatcagtattcattttgaattgcaacctcgctcctatcctaccgatagggcaaaggttggatttattatcaccttactcattgagaaagctctgagatgggccaacccattaagggagaacgataacccgttggtatataattataatgcctttgtagctgcctttagaagaacttttgacccgcctggtaggaaggtcaatgcagccagattactgttgcgcctgagacaggagaatcgaacacttgtggattatgcactagagttcaggtctctggcggcagaagtcaagtggaatgagcaggcttatatagatgtatttttgaacgggttatcagatgttatccttgacgaagttgctactagggagctgcctgagaatttagaggacttaatttcgttcatttctcgcattgatgagcgtttaagagagagacagaacactcgagagaggaatcttagacctacctttaagttagcacccgcatttcaaagtcctgattccaatacctcactgtttcctgaacctatgcagataggcaatactcgcctttcagaggaggagaaacagtacaggagaagggagggattatgtatgtattgtggagtcagaggtcacttgcgcctgaattgtcctattcgctcgggaaacgcccgcacctaagtttctctagaggacaggccttgggtgtttctattttgtcctctactcatgattataaaaatcacaggttgctgttaccagtttctttaacgtgggagaagggagtgctaaagaccatggccttgatagattccggtgctgctgagaattttatcgaccaagcctttgctactaaacacactatcccatcccagttaagaaagatacctttggccgttgaggccatagatggtagaccgctactcgagcctgttatcttgcgtgagactatacctattaacttaactgttggtatcttacacgaggagaacttatcacttatgctcatttcgtctccttctgttcccatagttctggggtacccatggttaaggagacataatcctattatcgattgggagttaggggaaatactctcatggggtcagggttgtcaggagaggtgtttacgcagggtatccccattggctgtaattaacacaccagacagttctacccagtctaaggggatacagatacctcctctatacctggatttaaaagcagtgttcgacaagaagaacgctgatacgctacccccacacaggacatttgattgtaaaattaatctattgcctggtaccatgccgcccaggggtcatgtataccctctatccactaaagagaatgctgttttagaggagtatattcaggagaatttagacaagggattcattaggagatcttcctctcctgccggggctggatttttttttgttaaaaagaaggatggttcaatCAGACCTTGCATGGATTAccaaggtttgaataaaataaccatcagaaatgcctatcctattcccctgattaccgagctctttgaccggctaaaggattctaaaattttcaccaacttggatctcagaggggcatataacttggtgagaattcagcaaggccacgagtggaagacagcgtttaatacccgctatggtcattatgagtacacggtcatgccctttggtctttgcaacgcacctgcagtttttcaagatttgattaacgaagttcttagggaattccaacatgattgtgttattgtctacctggacaagtcagaaaggtgttacacaaacttctgcaacacggtttatactgtaagttggagaaatgcagttttgaccagacccagatagactttctgggatacgtgatttctggggaaggctttaagatggatcctgacaaactccagtctattctagattggccattgcctaagggactcaaggctattcagaggtttattgggttctccaattattctaggcgcttcattaagggttactcgtctaatATTGTTCCCATTACCAATTTGACCAAActgggggcggatactaagacgtggtctactgaagctctcgttgctttcaagaatctcaaagaactttttgcctctgctccaattttagtccatcctgatacgactttgccgtttctactcgaggtcgatgcctctgagacagtagtaggtgcggttctgtcacaaaggttaggggtggataaaccactacacccgtgtggtttttttttccaagaaactttctgggcctgagagcagatatgacatcggagacagggaactgttagcggtcattaaagccttaaaggagtggagacatttattggaggggaccttacaccctattactattttgacggaccacaaaaacttgtcctatattggggaggccaagcgtctgtcttctaggcaagcgcgttggtccttattcctgactcacttcaattatgtgctgacttacagacctggttctaagaactctaaagccgatgctttatctcgccaatatgaaccttctactataccggaaccggttctttcttctatagttccgaaatgcaatattgttgctaatacgaatctcaggattcactccccgttactggccaagatcattaagctgcaacatctagcacctaaacagactcctgcgggtcgacatttcgttcctcctgctcttcaactggaactgttgcagtgtctccataacagcaagatggcgggacatcctggtattcgcaaaacatttgctttgatctccaaagacttctggtggcctgctttacgtaaagatactaaagatttcatcgctgcttgtgaggtttgtactaaaatcaaacaaccccatacactcccttgtggattcctgcatcccttagaggttccagagaaaccatggtcctgtttggccatggactttattgtcgatctacctatctctaaaaaacagactgttattctcaccgtggttgacagattcactaagatggctcacttcatccctctgcctaaactaccgtcttctcccgaattggcagagatattcgctagggagatttttcgtctacatgggataccctcccaaattgtatctgacagaggctctcaatttatttcccgattttggagggccttctgttcacaactaggtatcaagttgaacttttcttctgcctatcatcctcagtctaacggagctgctgaacgtaccaaccagaaaattgaacaatatttacgatgttttgtttccgaacaccaggacgattgggtcggtttgattccttgggcggagtttgcacacaacaatctcgtctgcgattctactcattcaagccccttcttcatgaattatggctttcatccgtctattcttccttcggcttctccttcccagggggtgccgtcggttgatgttcatgtggccaatttgaggaagttgtgggaccaaactcgacaaatccttatgcacaactctatgctggttaagaaacacgctgataaacgtagaagggcggctccggtctttgttccaggtgatagggtatggctgagcacaaggaacatccgtttaaaagtgccctccatgaagttcgctccccgttatattggtccttacagggtactgactcgaatcaatccagttgcgtaccgtctagctcttcctactaccttacgcatccctaactcgtttcatgtttcattgctgaaaccacttatatgcaacagattttcctccacaacagcccctcctcgctctgttcaggtggagggtcaggaggagtatgaggttaactctattattgattctcgaatctcacgggggaaggttcaatatctggtcgattggaagggttatggtcctgaagagaggagttgggtacctcaagaggatgttcatgctcctcgtctccgcagggcgtatcactcccgcttcccatctcgtcccggttccttccgcccggtgggcgtatctgagagggggggtactgtcagggtacctgaggtctctacctccgagagaggtagagacttagacgtttatccgtccggacgccatgtttctcctgttcctcgcggtcgacccgttcacatagacgccggccgcgagggagttacttccttatgtagcatggtgcccagagaccgacgtcatgacgccaatccggaacgacctgtcactcaatacgttggagaccaatcaggactcgtcggaggcgtgtctatcctctctagccagggtatttaaacatacttcgctctgttgctcattgccctgtcgtggttctagcctgtctagtcacacagtgctctggtgtttttcagttatccttttggttacgacccggcttgtttgacttactctgtttacctctgttatccttgacccggcttgttactcgcttacctgtcctctcgttccctcgacctcggcttgtctctgaccattctctatactctctgtacgttagtccggccattctaaggtccggtatacgtatcctgtacctgtttgtactttg is a genomic window of Pelobates fuscus isolate aPelFus1 chromosome 8, aPelFus1.pri, whole genome shotgun sequence containing:
- the NLRC3 gene encoding NLR family CARD domain-containing protein 3, yielding MEGLWILRYRRQLAACACPLSMHEIITELQDLQMLTEEETKLLQEVTLLPMRAENLLDILVGKGKTCLQALQSCIENSCSYLQLRMRHYDPLVLKHLEKVKTKDPCPLLTQLDPLLIVEGLTDAQLQEHDIVQLELGQEGRGTPRQLSLEKLLVSLSQVSLPPRITLTVGVAGAGKSTLVRLFVERWIRGEVCPSITSVMALNLSELNVYDRLSTDRLVRLANPSYVKPPEGSLLILDGLDELRAPLDFSESIACTDPQKELTPECLITNILRGNLLLETAIWITSRPGAAAWIPGGLVDRMTEIPGLRTEHIRKFLEQFLPDNSGLVQRVWDHIQSHRSLNALCSVPALCRIIGTSLGYLLHTQDSSCLPGTLSTIFSWYLKAQLCDRDGLEQSGSARRTVANLGRLAFNGLIRKRSVFYESDLKSCGIDTPLTPGSLSARLLLCQHSPSCLSFSFSHLLLLEFLAAVHYHSAAKRAIFDLFADGAMSWPKLGYMNHYKSAVQRSLQADDMQIPIFLRFLSGLLSPQALRVLSGCLPGKEELGGHRGPAVDFLHSLLCAGKVVSCSTVNLVCCLQELGHTELTSGVEEDFINGTLGGKLNMLGCSALAYLLQASNSCAHETNLSQCLTYNLVKILLPQLQYCTSIRMENNTFKDDVMELLASVLHNKDCAIQRLSLAENLLSDRGVKVLGRALMVNRTLVSLDLHGNFIGPKGVKALAEALKNNQVLLSLNLHNNQIKSGGTHYLAESLQVNCNLKTLNIQKNNIEAEGAESLARCLKQNQVLQELWLSSNTLGDRGASALAEALTENSSLRTLDLKSNSISNRGLSALTRGLSRNQSLKLLNLRENSISIEGSRALAESLKINCTLKHLDLTANLLHDEGVEALAESLKENRSLESLHLQWNFLRAASARALAGALRENQSLTCLDLQENSLGDEGTAELSSALRENTTLHALYLQGTAIGPCGAQSLAEALTVNKGLKLLDLRGNNIGLRGAKALAGALRVNTSLQTLNLQENSIGLDGAICLANAVSANRSLTLISLQGNHIGQSGAKVISETIRNEAPHCKVEI